CCGGCAGTTCCGCGAGATGCTCCGAGGTCAGCCGCAGGGTCTCGTAGAGCACCAGGATGGTGACGGCCACGAGGGCGACGCTGGTGGACAGCACGACGAGCATGGTTCGGCCCTGCTGCGGAACGGCGCGCCTCGTCGTCGATGGAGCGGATGCGTCGGCCCGGTGCCGCGCGCCCGGTGTCAGAGAGCGAGCTGGAGCAGTGCCGTCACGACGAGCGATGCGGCGACGGCGGCGGCCAGCGCCGACGCGCTTCCGATCGTCCGGTACCGGGAAATGTCCGCGATGCGCGTCTCGGCACCGCTCGCGGCCATCGGCCTGGCGCCGCCCCCCGGCAAGGTCTTCGTGCGCAGGCCGGCCCCGATCGTGCCGTGCAAGGCCATCGTCATCGTCGTCTCCCCGTGCTGGACACGCCCACGATGACGAGATCCCCGACGGGGGCGTTGATCCAGCGCAAGGCGGACGGCGCGCCGGCCCCGATCCGACATTCGGCCGGGCGGAACGGTAGACGCGGCGATCACGCTGCATCGCGACCGCGACACTCGGCCTTGCCGCGGGAACCGGGTTTTTCATGAAACGATGACTGGACCCGTGGCCGCTGCCGACAGGGTCCCGGGAAGACGCATTCTCCTGCTGAGAAGAATGGTCGGAGTGGCAGGATTTGAACCTGCGACCCCCACGTCCCGAACGTGGTGCGCTACCAGACTGCGCTACACTCCGACGCGCCCGAAGGCACGGGTATCATAGTCTCAAACATCCTGCGGATGCTTGGTTGTCTCGGGAAGACACAGGCTCGGTGAAGAGCGCTGGTCGGAGTGGCAGGATTTGAACCTGCGACCCCCACGTCCCGAACGTGGTGCGCTACCAGACTGCGCTACACTCCGAACGGCCGGCCGTGGCCGACGACCGGGCTTATAGCCAGGGCATCCCGGGTCCGCAAGGCCGTTCATGCGGGATGGCCGAGTTTCTTGAGCCGGCACGGCAGCCGGCCCGATCCGCGCCGCGACGGAGCCCGTCCGGTCCGGGACGCGGGCGGGCCTTGCGCGATCCGCTCGCGCCCCTCATTGTCCCGTGGTCAGGACGATCGACACCGGCGGGGTGGCGTATGGCGAGCCGGGTGGTGGCGTGAGCGACGACGATCAGGCCGGGAGACCGGAGCCGGGAGCCAGCCATTCCGCGGAAGCGCCGTCGCTGGCGCATCTCAAATCCGCGACGATCCGCGAGCCCGGGCTCGACGATCGCGGCAGCGTGTTCTTCGCGGCGATCGAGATGACACGGATGCCGATGATCCTGACCGATCCCCGGCAGCCCGACAACCCGATCGTGTTCGCCAACCGGGCGTTCCAGGATCTCGTCGGCTATCCGCAAGCCGAGCTGGTCGGCCGCAATTGCCGCTTCCTGCAAGGCCCCGAGACCAGCCGCGAGACCGTGGCCGAGCTGCGCCAGGCGGTCGAGGAGCGTCGGGCGATCGCGACCGAGATCCTGAACTATAAGCGCGACGGCTCGCCGTTCTGGAACGGCATCTTCATCGGCCCGGTCTTCGACGAGGCCGGGGAGATCGTGTATTTCTTCGCCTCGCAGCTCGACGTGACCCGTCGGCGCGTCTCGGAGCAGGCCTTCCGCCAGGCCCAGAAGATGGAGGCGATCGGCCAGCTCACCGCCGGCCTCGCCCACGACTTCAACAACCTGCTGCAGGTGGTGACCGGCAACCTCGAACTGGCGCGCAACTCCGTCACCCACGAGCGGGCGCAGCGCCAGCTCGCCAACGCGGCCGGCGCGGCGGAGCGGGGGGCGAAGCTGACGAAGCAGCTCCTGTCCTTCGCCCGCAAGGCGCGGCTGGAGCCGCGCTCGCTCAACCTCAACGCCCTGGTCCTCGCCTTCGCGGAGGTGGCGGAGAGCACGCTCGGCAGCACCGTCTCGGTGCGCCTCGACCTGACGCCGCGGCTGCCGGCGGTCACCCTCGACCGCACCAACCTCGAGATGGCGCTGCTCAACGTGCTCATCAACGCCCGCGACGCGATGCCGAAGGGCGGCACGGTGACGATCTCGACCGGCACGGTCCATCTCAACGGGAACGGCAAGGCCCGCAACCTGCCGCCGGGCGACTACGTGGCGCTCAAGGTGCGCGACGAGGGGGAGGGGATGGCGCCCCACGTCGCCGAGCGGGCGACCGAGCCGTTCTTCTCCACCAAGGGCCCGGGCAAGGGCACCGGCCTCGGCCTCGCCATGGCGCACGGCTTCGTGCAGCAATCCCGCGGCCGGCTGGAGATCGAGAGCCGGCCACAGAGTGACGGCACCGGCGGCGGCACCGTCGTCACGATGCTGTTTCCCTCCGGGAGCGGCGCCGCCGTCGAGGAGGAGCCCGCCGAGCGCAAGGCGGTCTTGCGGCGCGGCGACGAAACGGTGCTGGTGGTCGAGGACAGCGACGACGTGCGGGCGCTCGCCCGCGAATATCTTGAGAGCCTGGGCTACCGGGTGCTCGCCGCCCGCGACGGCGAGGAAGCCTTGGGGATCCTGGAAGGGGAGGAGCGGATCGACCTCCTGTTCTCCGACATCGTGATGCCGGGCGGCGTCAACGGGCTGATCCTGGCCGAGCGGGCCGGGCGGATGCGGCCCGACCTGCCGGTGCTGCTGACCACCGGCTACAACGAGGACCTGGTGGCGGAGGGCCCCGCCACCCCGACCATGGACGTGCTCGGCAAGCCCTACCGCAAGGCCGAGCTCGCCGACCGGATCCGCGCCGCCCTCGACCGCGGCGCGAAGGCCATGCCGGCCCCGGGCGAGCCGCATCACGGCTGAGGATTTCGCAGGGGCGGACCGTGTCGTCACCGCGCCGACATGGATGATGGGTCAGAACGGCCGCGCCCGTTCTCTCGCGAGGATCCCATGCCCCGCATTTCGCTTCTCGCCGTCACGCTCCTGGTGTCGGGCGCGTCCGCCGCCCTGGCGCAGGCCCCGCAAGCCTTCCCGGCCACGCTCGCCGGCCACGCCGTGCTGCCGGCCGACAGCCTCGCGCCGCTGCCGGCGGATGCGCCGAAGGACCTCGCCACGCCGGGCAAGTTCACCACCGGCCGCCGGGTCGAGGCGGTCGGCACGGTCGAGGCACAGTCGATGGGTCGGACCACCAGCATGAAGCTGCCCCTGCGCGGCCAGCCGCTCCAGGGCCATTCCGGCATCAAGCACATGGCGGACGGCACCTACTGGGTGCTGACCGATAACGGCTTCGGCACCAAGGCGAACTCGCCCGACGCGATGCTGTACCTGAACCATTACCGTATCGATTTCGACAAGGGCGGCGTCGAGCGCCTGGAGACGATCTACCTGCGCGATCCGGACAAGAAGGTCCCGTTCCGCATCGCCAACGAGGGAACGGACAGCCGCTACCTCACCGGCAGCGACTTCGACCCCGAGAGCTTCCAGTTCGTCGGCGACCATATCTGGATCGGCGACGAGTTCGGCCCGTTCCTGATCAAGGCCGACCGCAAGGGCCGGATCGAGGCGGTGTTCGACACCCTGGCCGGGGGCAAGCCGGTCCGCTCCCCCGACAACCCGGCGGTGACCACTCCGGCGGCGCCGGGCGGGCCGGTGGTCTTCAACGCCCGCCGCTCCAAGGGCTTCGAGGGCATGGCGGCCTCGCCCGACGGCAGCCGGCTCTACGCGCTCCTCGAAGGCCCGCTCTGGGACGCCGATGCCAAGGCGTTCGAGACGCATGACGGCCGCGCCGTGCTGCGGATCCTCGAATTCGACACCAGGGCCGAGACCTGGACCGGCCGATCCTGGCTCTACCCGCTGGAGCAGGCCGGCAACGCCATCGGCGACTTCAACCTGATCGACGGTACGACCGGATTGATCATCGAGCGCGACGACGGCGAGGGCACTGCCGATAGGGCCTGCCCGGCGGGCCAGAAGGGCCCGGATTGCTTCTCGGTCCCGGCCAAGTTCAAGCGCGTCTACAAGATCGCGATGACCGACACCGACCAGGGCGGCCCGGTGCGCAAGATCGGCTTCATCGACCTGATGCGCATCGCCGATCCGGACAGGAAGGCGCAAAAGCCGCTCACCGACGGCGCGCTCGCCTTCCCGTTCTGGACCATCGAGAACGTCGACAAGGTCGACGACACCCACATCATCGTCGGCAACGACAACAACCTGCCGTTCTCGGCGAGCCGCGATCCGCACAAGGTGGACGACAACGAGTTCGTGCTCTTGGAGGTCGGGGAGTTCCTGAAGGCGAAATAGAGCATTTTCCGACGAAGTGGATGCCGGTTCGTCGCAGACAATGCGGTAAAATCAGAAGCTTCGCGATTGCGGCGCGATCGTGAAGCTTTTTTCGTGATACGAAATCCGGGAAGGATCGTCCGGATCTCGTATCAAAGAAGCGCCCGGGCCGCTTGCGCGACCTTGCGGATCGAGGTGTCGACCTCGCCGGCCGAGCCGGTGATCCGCTCCATGTTCCGGCGCACCGAGGCGACGCTCCGGGCGGCATCCTGCATGTTGGCCGACATGTCGCGCGTCACCGCGGCCTGCTGGGTGATGGCGCTCGATACCCCGACCGAGATCTCGCTGACATGGCCGATCGCCGCGACGATGCCCTCGAGCGCCGCGACCGCCTCCGAGGTCGCGCCCTGCACGGCGTCGATCTGCGTGCCGATCTCCTGCGTCGCCCTCGCCGACTGGCCGGCCAGCGCCTTGACCTCCGCGGCCACCACCGCGAAGCCGCGGCCGGCCGCGCCCGCTCGGGCCGCCTCGATGGTGGCGTTGAGCGCCAGCAGGTTGGTCTGGTCGGCGATCGAGGAGATCAGCGACACCGCCTCGCCGATCCGGTCGGCGGCCTTCGTCAGGCCCGCCACGATGCCGCCGGCATCCTGGGCCTTGCGCACCGCCGCGTCGGAGGCGGAGCGGGCATCCTCGGCGTGACGGCCGAGCTCGGCGATGGAGGCGGCGAACTCCTCGGTCCCGGCGGCCACCGCCTCGACGTTGCCGGAGGTCCGGGCCGTCTGATCGGCGGTGGCCCGGGCCTGGTCCGAGACCTCCGAGACTGCGACCGTGATCGCCGCGATGTCGGCTTCGATCGCCCTTTGGCCGGCGCTCCGGCGCTGGCGATCGACCACCTGCCGGGTGATGTCGGTGGCGAACTTCACCACCGCGCAAGGCCGGCCGTCGAGATCGAGCACCGGGTTGTAGGCGCCGAAGATCCACACCTCCCGGCCGTCCTTGGCGATGCGATGGAACTCGCCGGCCTGGTGGCGGCCGGCGGCGAGCGCCTCCCAGAACGCCGCGTAGGCGGCGCCCGACCGCTCGGCCCCGGCGATGAACAGGCTGTGGTGACGGCCCACCACCTCGTCGCGGGTGTAGCCCATCACGTCGAGGAAGACGGCATTGGCCTCGGTGATCGTCCCGTCGAGGGTGAAGTGGATCACCGCCTGTGAGCGGTCGAGGGCCGCGATCTGGCCGGCCAGGGAGGCGTCGCGCTCCTTGCGAGCGGTGATGTCGGAGGCGAGCTTCACGATCCGCACCACGCGGCCGCGCCGGTCGAGCACCGGGTCGTAGGAGGCCTGGATCCAGATCGAGCGGCCGTCCTTGGCGATGCGGCGGAACTCCCGGGTCTCGAACCGGCCCTCGCGCAGGCCCTGCCAGAACGCGGCGTAGGCCGGGCCCTCCCGCTCGGCCGGCGGCACCAGCAGGCCGTGATGCCGGCCCCGCAACTCGGCCAGGGTGTAGCCGGTCAGGCCGAGAAAGCAGGCATTCGCGTCGAGGATCGTCCCGGAGGGGTCGAACTCGATCCGGCCCTGCGACCGGTCGACGGCCGCGAGCAGCGCCGCATGGCGCGAGTGAAGGAAGGACACGGCGGGAGCCTCTGCGTCTCGTGAGACGGACACTGCGCCGAGGTCGTTACTGAACGATGAAGAAAAAATTCTTCCGGATCATGATTTGCGCAAGAAAATAAGCCTATAACTTGTGGCTTACAAAACGTCGTTAAGGCGAATTTGCGTGTTATACTATAGGATGTTATCCGCCTGATCCGGTAGATTCGCATGGACCGCTGGGGCCGCCTTCGTTGATGGATGGCGCAGCGGGCGGTTCGGTGCAGCGGAGCCGTCCGTCGAGGCGGCGGCTATGCCCGGTGGCGAGTTGCCAGCATTTCCCAGGACGTGGGCCCGCATGGTCGCAGCCGCGACCGATGCAATTCCATTTGGCGCAATATTATCGCGAATAAAATTCCCGCCGGCAGGTTGGAGCGGCGAGGCCGCCATCCGGGCGGCGGCCCGATGCGGGGCAACTGGCTTAAGGCCGGGCGTCGGTCCCAGCCGGATCGCGTCGCGGGAAGGGCTCCCGCCCGATTGCGTCAGCCCTTCGCCTCAGCCCTTGCGCTGGCCCTTCATGTAGCTGGTGATCGCCGCCTGGCAGTCCGGGGACAGCTTGGACTTGTTCTGGCGGAAGCAGGCCTGCACCTCCGGCCCGTCCGGCGAGAGATTGCCGCAATAGGTCAGGTAATCGCCGGTGCAGTGCTGCTTGAGCACCGCGCGGTCGGCCATGAGAGGCTGGGCCAGTGCGGCGCCGGTGGTCAGAACGAGGATCAGGGTGGAGCGCAGGAGCACGACGTCTCTCCGAAGGAGGGATGGGAGGGCGGGTCCGGAGCGGGGAGGCGAGATCCTGCCCGACCCGTCCCGCCACAATGGATGTCCCCGGCCGTGCGCGCTTTTAGCAGCCTGGGGGCCGCGGGCAAGCTTCCGCTGCGGAAACACCGAGATTTGTGGCTGAGCGAGAGCCGCTGCCGATGCCGGAGCACCGGGCCTCGACTGCCGCCCGACCGGATCGACCCGTCCGGAATCGGCACGCCTTTAAGACGAGGCGGCGCCGGGACTGGACGGGTCGATCGTCTTCTTGGGCGAAGACTATTTCCGGAAGATTTCTTCCGGACACGGGCCTTGCGCCGTCACGCGGCGCAGGGCCGTCCGCAGCGGATGATCTCGTCGCGAGGGGTGATCGTTCGCCGCTCAGAGGCGGCTGAGGCGCACGCGGGCGACGCCCGACATGCCGATCGCCCGGGCCGAGGCCTGGGACAGGTCGATCACCCGGCCGCCGACATAGGGGCCGCGGTCGTTGATGCGCACCACGACCGAGCGGCCGTTCGTCGTGTTGGTGACCCGGACCCGGGTGCCGAAGGGGAGGCGGCGGTGAGCCGCCGTGAGGGCGTGCGTGTTGAAACGCTCGCCATTCGCAGTGCGCCGGCCCTGAAATCCGGGGCCGTACCAGGAGGCACGGCCGGACTGGGCTTCGGCGGGCGTGCTGGCTTGTATCGTCACTCCGACGGCGCCCGCTGCTGCGAGGCCGATGATCGCCAGCTTTGCCTTCGAAACCATTTCGCATTCCCGTTCTTGTTGCTTGACGCGGTGCAACATAAAACGGAACGAGGCGACATTATGGAACAGTCAAAATAAAGATATTCTGGCGCATACTCGGGAATGGTGATTGGGTGGATTGTCGCGGTTTACATTGGTTAACTGTTTTCGCAAGGTGCACCCGGAGCGGTCGGGGTCGTGCCCGCGCCACGGTGCGGCCAAGGTTGGCCGGGCGGGGCCTCACAGGGTGCGCGCCGCCTCCCGCAGGGCGATGCGGATCAGGTCGGCGAGGGTGCGGGCGCCGAGCTTGCGCCGCAGCTGCGTGCACGCATTGGCGATGGTCTTGTAGCTCAGGCCCAGTTCCTCGGCGATCGCGCCGTGCGAGCGGCCGGCGCCGAGGCGCGCCAGGATCTGCCGCTCGCGCGGGGTGAGGGGGGGCGCCGTCGGCGTCTCGCGCCGCAGGCGGTCGACCTCGGCGGCGAGCGACGGCGCGACGTAGGTGCCGCCGTCCCGCACCCGCTCGAAGGCGAGGTGCAGCTCCGACGAGGCGGTGTCCTTGAGCACGTAGCCGGCCGCCCCGCTCTCGAGGGCACGAGCGGCGATCTCCGGATCGTCGTGCATGCTGAAGACCAGGATGCGAGTGCCCGGCGCCACTGCCCGGATCCGCCGGATCAGCGCGAGTCCGCTCAAGGAGGCGCCCTGGAAGGTGAGGTCCGCCACCACGAGGTCGGGGCGGTGGCGCCGGAAGCGCCGGTAGCCGGCGGCGATGCCGGTGGCCTCGTGCACCGTCGCGACGCCGGCATCCTCCAGCACCCGGCGGCAGCCCTGCAGCACGATCGGGTGGTCGTCGACGACGAGCACGTCCATGGCGTCCTCACTCCGGTTGGGCCCGCGGCGCCGCCGCGGGCCGTCTTGCCTCAGGGCCGTCTTGCCTCAGGGCCGTCTTGCCTCAGGGCCGTCTTGCCTCGAAGTCGTCTCGTCTTCAGTTGGTCGGCTGTCCGGCCGAGACCTTGGCGGTCCAGTCGTCGAAGGCGACGATCGTCTGGCGCTGCTCGCCCAGGGACTCGATCCCCAAGGAGACGACGTCGCCGGCCTTCAGGAAGCGGGCCGGCTTCATGCCCATGCCGACGCCGGGCGGCGTGCCGGTGGTGATGACGTCGCCGGGTTCGAGCAGCATGAAGTGCGACAGGTAGGAGACGATCTGCCGGCAGTCGAAGATCATCGTGCGGGTCGAGCCGGTCTGCATCCGCTCACCGTTCACATCGAGCCACATCCCGAGATTCTGCACGTCGGCGATCTCGTCCGGGGTGACGAGCCAGGGGCCGAGGGGGCCGAAGGTCGGGCAGCCCTTGCCCTTGGTCCAGGTGCCGCCGCGCTCGAGCTGGAACTCGCGCTCGGACACGTCGTGGCAGACGCAGTAGCCCGCGACGTAGTCGAGCGCCTCGTTGGCGTGGACATAGGAGGCGCGCTTGCCGATCACGATGGCGAGCTCGACCTCCCAGTCGGTCTTGGCCGAGCCCTTGGGCAGGATCACGTCGTCGGTCGGGCCGACGATGCAGGACGGCGCCTTGTTGAACAGGATCGGCTCGGCGGGAATCGGCGAGCCGGTCTCGGCGGCGTGGTCGGCATAGTTGAGGCCGATGGCGATGAAGTTGCGCACGTTGCCGACGCAAGGCCCGAGCCGCGTGCCGGCCGGCACCTCGGGCAGGCTCGCCGGATCGATCGCCCGCAGGTTGGCCAGGGTGTCGGCGGCGAGATGGGGACCGGCGACGTCGCGGATCACGCCCGACAGGTCGCGGATCGTGCCGTTCCGGTCGACGAGGCCCGGCTTCTCCGCCCCGCTCTCGCCCCAGCGCACAAGCTTCATTGGTCGTCTCCGAGAAAGGTCCTTGCGGGCCGGGACATTGGCGCCGGCGCCTTTCCGCCGCAAGCCGGCAGGCACGGCCCGAGGGCTTTGGGCCCGTTGCAGTTTCGTCACATCTGTGGCGAAACCGTGCCGAAGGGGCGTTTGGCAACACTCGAAGCCCGTCTTGCCTATACATCGCCGACGACAGCCTACACTGTTTTGGTTGCTATCTTGCCGGGAGATGGCAGTCATTCCTGGTTCGATAGCAGGTATCGACAAGTCGTGCTGACGGAGCGGCAGCGCCGGTCCGGGATTGCCTGCCGGATGCCTGCCGTATCATCATCCCGCTCAAGCTGTGGGCGTCCGAAGAAGCCGCACGGCACGGAATCTATGGGTGTCGAGGTAACGTCATGACGGGTTCGAGGAGGGCGGCGCTGCTCGCCGGCGCATCGCTGATGCTGCTGGCGGGGGCCAACGGGGCGGCGCAGGCGGCGGCGTTCGGGCTGCGCGAGCAGAGCGCCCAGGCGATGGGGCTCGCCTTCGCGGGTGCGGCCTCCGGCTCCGGCGGCCTGTCGTCGATGTTCTGGAACCCGGCCGTCGTCACGATGAAGCCGGGCTGGAACTCGGACTTCAACGCCACCCTGGTGGCACCCTCGGCCACCATCACGCCGACCACCGGCACCTTCCCGCCACTGATCGGGCTCGGCAGTTCGGGCGATATCGGCCAGGCCGCGGTGCTGCCCGCCACCTACTCGAACTATCAGCTCAACGACCGGCTGTTCATCGGCCTGTCCGGCGCCGCGCCGTTCGGCCTCATCACCAAGCCGAGCCCGGTCTGGGCCGGCCAGACCTACAGCCGGTCCTCGAAGATCTTTTCGCTGAACTTCAACCCGGTGATCGGCTACAAGGTCAACGACTGGCTGTCGGTCGCCGCCGGGCCGGTGCTCGAATACTTCAAGCTGACGCTCCGCCAGGCGACCGGCATCACCCCGAGCGCGAATACGGCGTTCATCAAGGGCGACGACTGGGGTTGGGGCTTCACGGCGGGTGTCGTGGCGCGGCTCTCCGAGGGCACCACGGTCGGTGTCGGCTACCGCTCCTCGATCAACCACCAGCTCGAGGGCTCGGCCTTCGGCATCGGCCGGATCCGCTCCTCGCTGAACACCCCCGAGAAGGTCTCGGTCGGCCTGACCCAGGCGATCACCCAGGACTTCCGCCTGAATTTCGGCTTCGAGTGGGACAACTGGACCCGGCTCGGCTCGCCGGCGATCGTCTCGCTGGCGCTCGGCCGGCCGGTGACGGCCCTGCCGCTGAACTACAAGAACGGCTTCTACTACTCGGTCGGCGCCGAGTACGACTTCACGCCGCAATGGACCGGCCGCCTCGGCTTCGCCTACGAGCAGTCGCCGATCGACCTCTCGAACCGCTCGACCCGCTTGCCCGACGGCGACCGCTACTTTGCCTCGGTCGGCGCCAGCTACCGCTACAGCGAGAAGATCCAGTTCGACGTCTCCTACCAGCACCTGTTCTCGGTCG
This sequence is a window from Methylobacterium sp. SyP6R. Protein-coding genes within it:
- a CDS encoding OmpP1/FadL family transporter is translated as MTGSRRAALLAGASLMLLAGANGAAQAAAFGLREQSAQAMGLAFAGAASGSGGLSSMFWNPAVVTMKPGWNSDFNATLVAPSATITPTTGTFPPLIGLGSSGDIGQAAVLPATYSNYQLNDRLFIGLSGAAPFGLITKPSPVWAGQTYSRSSKIFSLNFNPVIGYKVNDWLSVAAGPVLEYFKLTLRQATGITPSANTAFIKGDDWGWGFTAGVVARLSEGTTVGVGYRSSINHQLEGSAFGIGRIRSSLNTPEKVSVGLTQAITQDFRLNFGFEWDNWTRLGSPAIVSLALGRPVTALPLNYKNGFYYSVGAEYDFTPQWTGRLGFAYEQSPIDLSNRSTRLPDGDRYFASVGASYRYSEKIQFDVSYQHLFSVGGRNRIAIVPGEPLYTPPLAFLATSDASADIVSVGLKYRWDNPPAPAPIPVPLVRKY
- a CDS encoding methyl-accepting chemotaxis protein — encoded protein: MSFLHSRHAALLAAVDRSQGRIEFDPSGTILDANACFLGLTGYTLAELRGRHHGLLVPPAEREGPAYAAFWQGLREGRFETREFRRIAKDGRSIWIQASYDPVLDRRGRVVRIVKLASDITARKERDASLAGQIAALDRSQAVIHFTLDGTITEANAVFLDVMGYTRDEVVGRHHSLFIAGAERSGAAYAAFWEALAAGRHQAGEFHRIAKDGREVWIFGAYNPVLDLDGRPCAVVKFATDITRQVVDRQRRSAGQRAIEADIAAITVAVSEVSDQARATADQTARTSGNVEAVAAGTEEFAASIAELGRHAEDARSASDAAVRKAQDAGGIVAGLTKAADRIGEAVSLISSIADQTNLLALNATIEAARAGAAGRGFAVVAAEVKALAGQSARATQEIGTQIDAVQGATSEAVAALEGIVAAIGHVSEISVGVSSAITQQAAVTRDMSANMQDAARSVASVRRNMERITGSAGEVDTSIRKVAQAARALL
- a CDS encoding fumarylacetoacetate hydrolase family protein, which produces MKLVRWGESGAEKPGLVDRNGTIRDLSGVIRDVAGPHLAADTLANLRAIDPASLPEVPAGTRLGPCVGNVRNFIAIGLNYADHAAETGSPIPAEPILFNKAPSCIVGPTDDVILPKGSAKTDWEVELAIVIGKRASYVHANEALDYVAGYCVCHDVSEREFQLERGGTWTKGKGCPTFGPLGPWLVTPDEIADVQNLGMWLDVNGERMQTGSTRTMIFDCRQIVSYLSHFMLLEPGDVITTGTPPGVGMGMKPARFLKAGDVVSLGIESLGEQRQTIVAFDDWTAKVSAGQPTN
- a CDS encoding response regulator, producing the protein MDVLVVDDHPIVLQGCRRVLEDAGVATVHEATGIAAGYRRFRRHRPDLVVADLTFQGASLSGLALIRRIRAVAPGTRILVFSMHDDPEIAARALESGAAGYVLKDTASSELHLAFERVRDGGTYVAPSLAAEVDRLRRETPTAPPLTPRERQILARLGAGRSHGAIAEELGLSYKTIANACTQLRRKLGARTLADLIRIALREAARTL
- a CDS encoding esterase-like activity of phytase family protein; protein product: MPRISLLAVTLLVSGASAALAQAPQAFPATLAGHAVLPADSLAPLPADAPKDLATPGKFTTGRRVEAVGTVEAQSMGRTTSMKLPLRGQPLQGHSGIKHMADGTYWVLTDNGFGTKANSPDAMLYLNHYRIDFDKGGVERLETIYLRDPDKKVPFRIANEGTDSRYLTGSDFDPESFQFVGDHIWIGDEFGPFLIKADRKGRIEAVFDTLAGGKPVRSPDNPAVTTPAAPGGPVVFNARRSKGFEGMAASPDGSRLYALLEGPLWDADAKAFETHDGRAVLRILEFDTRAETWTGRSWLYPLEQAGNAIGDFNLIDGTTGLIIERDDGEGTADRACPAGQKGPDCFSVPAKFKRVYKIAMTDTDQGGPVRKIGFIDLMRIADPDRKAQKPLTDGALAFPFWTIENVDKVDDTHIIVGNDNNLPFSASRDPHKVDDNEFVLLEVGEFLKAK
- a CDS encoding septal ring lytic transglycosylase RlpA family protein, yielding MVSKAKLAIIGLAAAGAVGVTIQASTPAEAQSGRASWYGPGFQGRRTANGERFNTHALTAAHRRLPFGTRVRVTNTTNGRSVVVRINDRGPYVGGRVIDLSQASARAIGMSGVARVRLSRL
- a CDS encoding histidine kinase famiy protein, whose product is MSDDDQAGRPEPGASHSAEAPSLAHLKSATIREPGLDDRGSVFFAAIEMTRMPMILTDPRQPDNPIVFANRAFQDLVGYPQAELVGRNCRFLQGPETSRETVAELRQAVEERRAIATEILNYKRDGSPFWNGIFIGPVFDEAGEIVYFFASQLDVTRRRVSEQAFRQAQKMEAIGQLTAGLAHDFNNLLQVVTGNLELARNSVTHERAQRQLANAAGAAERGAKLTKQLLSFARKARLEPRSLNLNALVLAFAEVAESTLGSTVSVRLDLTPRLPAVTLDRTNLEMALLNVLINARDAMPKGGTVTISTGTVHLNGNGKARNLPPGDYVALKVRDEGEGMAPHVAERATEPFFSTKGPGKGTGLGLAMAHGFVQQSRGRLEIESRPQSDGTGGGTVVTMLFPSGSGAAVEEEPAERKAVLRRGDETVLVVEDSDDVRALAREYLESLGYRVLAARDGEEALGILEGEERIDLLFSDIVMPGGVNGLILAERAGRMRPDLPVLLTTGYNEDLVAEGPATPTMDVLGKPYRKAELADRIRAALDRGAKAMPAPGEPHHG